A part of Paraburkholderia azotifigens genomic DNA contains:
- a CDS encoding response regulator transcription factor gives MSSDEMNDPNPSIVYVVDDDDSMRAAVTMLLRSVGLRVEAFASAQEFLSFDKPDMPSCLILDVRLKGQSGLAVQEQIASGDVRVPIIFMTAHGDIAMSVKAMKAGAMDFLAKPFRDQDMLDAVANALATDAERRKSERSISDLRRMYESLTPREREVMAFVASGLMNKQIAAEMNLSEITVKIHRGQAMKKMESRSLADFVLKAEALGVKSLDSGTSPRTQRGS, from the coding sequence ATGAGCAGCGATGAAATGAACGACCCGAATCCGTCGATCGTCTATGTCGTCGACGACGACGATTCGATGCGCGCGGCCGTCACGATGCTGCTGCGCTCGGTGGGCTTGCGCGTCGAGGCGTTCGCGTCCGCGCAGGAATTCCTCTCGTTCGACAAGCCCGACATGCCCAGCTGCCTGATTCTCGATGTGCGCCTCAAAGGCCAGAGCGGTCTCGCCGTGCAGGAGCAGATCGCGTCGGGCGACGTGCGCGTGCCCATCATCTTCATGACGGCGCACGGCGATATCGCGATGTCCGTGAAGGCGATGAAGGCGGGCGCGATGGACTTTCTCGCCAAGCCGTTCCGCGATCAGGACATGCTCGACGCCGTCGCGAACGCACTCGCAACCGATGCGGAGCGCAGAAAGTCCGAACGTTCGATTTCGGATCTGCGGCGCATGTACGAGTCGCTGACGCCGCGCGAGCGCGAAGTGATGGCCTTCGTCGCCAGCGGCCTGATGAACAAGCAGATCGCCGCTGAAATGAACCTCAGCGAGATCACCGTGAAGATCCATCGCGGCCAGGCGATGAAAAAGATGGAGTCGCGCTCGCTCGCCGATTTCGTTCTCAAGGCCGAGGCGCTCGGCGTGAAGTCGCTCGATTCCGGCACGTCGCCGCGCACGCAGCGCGGCTCCTGA
- a CDS encoding cytochrome ubiquinol oxidase subunit I, protein MLDHVVNLSRAQFAMTAIFHILWPILTISLSAFLVLVEALWIRTGDVMYYRQARFWSKLLVLNFAVGVVSGIPMEFQFGTNWAGFSQYSGQFIGNILGFEGAMAFMLEAGFVGVMLLGWGRVPRGVHLFATAMVALGSSISAFWIMVANSWMQTPAGYAVVDGKIVVTNYLAAIFNPDMVWGVSHMWVAAIETGMFVIAGISAYNLFRKRYPEFFARSFKIALAVLVVVAPLQIWLGDSSGVSVFETQPAKGAAIEGHWHTNAPGTGASWSLLAWPDQKAQRNDWSLEVPGMLSVLGTHSLHGQVKGLTDFRREDQPPMIPLLYYAFRVMAGIGFCFMLLAFWTAYALRKARGSLDALLARRKLLLAWVLCIPLPYVAVEAGWIVREVGRQPWVVYGLLRTSQAASTVAPSSVSLSMAMFFAFYVVLLVTFFVLARRWLRKGPDIASVPPAIVTTRSATAPSSISGY, encoded by the coding sequence ATGCTTGATCATGTTGTCAACCTGTCGCGCGCGCAGTTCGCGATGACGGCCATCTTCCACATCCTGTGGCCGATTCTCACGATCAGCCTCTCCGCTTTTCTCGTGCTGGTCGAAGCGCTGTGGATCAGAACGGGCGACGTGATGTACTACCGCCAGGCGCGCTTCTGGAGCAAGCTGCTGGTGCTGAACTTCGCGGTCGGCGTGGTCAGCGGCATTCCCATGGAGTTTCAGTTCGGCACCAACTGGGCGGGCTTCTCGCAGTACAGCGGCCAGTTCATCGGCAATATTCTCGGCTTCGAAGGCGCGATGGCGTTCATGCTCGAAGCGGGCTTCGTCGGCGTGATGCTGCTCGGCTGGGGACGCGTGCCGCGCGGCGTGCACCTGTTCGCCACCGCAATGGTCGCGCTCGGCTCGAGCATCTCGGCGTTCTGGATCATGGTCGCCAATTCGTGGATGCAGACGCCCGCCGGCTATGCCGTCGTCGACGGCAAGATCGTGGTGACCAACTATCTCGCCGCGATCTTCAATCCCGACATGGTGTGGGGCGTGTCGCACATGTGGGTCGCGGCGATCGAAACGGGCATGTTCGTGATCGCGGGCATCTCCGCGTACAACCTGTTCCGCAAGCGCTACCCGGAATTCTTCGCGCGCTCGTTCAAGATCGCGCTCGCGGTGCTCGTCGTCGTTGCGCCGCTGCAGATCTGGCTCGGCGATTCGAGCGGCGTGAGTGTGTTCGAAACACAGCCCGCGAAGGGCGCGGCTATCGAAGGCCACTGGCACACCAACGCGCCGGGCACGGGCGCGTCGTGGTCGCTGCTTGCCTGGCCCGATCAGAAAGCGCAACGCAACGACTGGTCGCTCGAAGTGCCCGGCATGCTGAGCGTGCTCGGCACGCACTCGCTGCACGGCCAGGTAAAAGGTCTCACTGACTTCAGGCGCGAAGACCAGCCGCCCATGATTCCCCTGCTCTACTACGCGTTCCGCGTGATGGCAGGCATCGGCTTCTGCTTCATGCTGCTCGCGTTCTGGACGGCATATGCGCTGCGCAAGGCGCGCGGCAGCCTCGACGCGCTGCTGGCGCGGCGCAAGCTGCTGCTCGCGTGGGTGCTGTGCATTCCGCTGCCGTATGTCGCCGTCGAAGCGGGCTGGATCGTGCGTGAAGTGGGCCGTCAGCCGTGGGTCGTGTACGGGCTGCTGCGCACGAGCCAGGCGGCGTCGACGGTCGCGCCTTCGTCGGTCTCGCTCAGCATGGCGATGTTCTTCGCGTTCTATGTCGTGCTGCTGGTCACGTTCTTTGTACTTGCGCGCCGCTGGCTGCGCAAAGGGCCGGACATCGCGAGCGTGCCGCCCGCCATCGTCACCACGCGCAGCGCGACGGCGCCCTCGTCCATCTCCGGCTATTGA
- a CDS encoding LysR family transcriptional regulator: MADIVGSMRVFVRVVETGSFTAVAKENAVTAAQISRAVTALEEQLHTALLHRTTRHLSLTEAGSRFYERAKAILADLDAATDEARNASVSPAGKLRLHCAPGLAQSMVAAALVGYQRDYPDVTVELKIEQSMPNLVEDGYDVSLISATQLPDSIYVAQALGSAWSVMVASPDYVKRNGMPLTRDDLAAHTLLKLETPVSPPDEWHLENAHAMDDRHVLTLTHAPLQVNAPDVMRAMLLDGAGIGTLATYSAIEDLAAGRLIRVLPQYRVRPFTVFAVYPSRRYLEAKVRTLLAHLRSTVTPALEAVAERIDAMAGRVEQEAKHA, encoded by the coding sequence ATGGCAGATATCGTGGGCAGCATGCGGGTCTTCGTCAGAGTGGTCGAGACGGGCTCGTTCACTGCGGTTGCGAAAGAGAACGCCGTAACGGCCGCGCAGATTTCGCGGGCCGTCACGGCGCTCGAAGAGCAGCTGCACACGGCGCTGCTGCATCGGACGACGCGCCACCTGTCGCTCACGGAAGCGGGCAGCCGCTTCTACGAACGCGCGAAAGCAATTCTCGCGGATCTCGATGCGGCCACGGACGAGGCGCGCAATGCGAGCGTGTCGCCAGCGGGCAAGCTGCGGCTGCATTGCGCGCCGGGTCTCGCGCAAAGCATGGTCGCGGCGGCGCTCGTCGGCTATCAGCGCGACTATCCCGACGTAACCGTCGAGCTGAAAATCGAGCAGAGCATGCCGAATCTCGTCGAGGACGGCTACGACGTGTCGCTGATTTCGGCGACGCAACTGCCCGATTCGATCTATGTCGCGCAAGCGCTCGGCTCCGCGTGGTCGGTGATGGTTGCCTCGCCGGACTACGTGAAGCGAAACGGCATGCCGCTCACGCGCGACGACCTCGCGGCGCATACGCTGCTGAAACTCGAGACGCCCGTCTCGCCGCCCGACGAATGGCACCTCGAAAACGCCCACGCGATGGACGACCGGCACGTGTTGACGCTTACGCACGCGCCGTTGCAGGTCAATGCGCCCGATGTGATGCGCGCGATGCTGCTGGACGGCGCGGGCATTGGCACGCTCGCGACGTATTCCGCCATCGAGGATCTCGCCGCCGGCAGGCTGATACGTGTGCTGCCGCAGTACAGGGTCAGGCCGTTCACGGTATTCGCCGTGTATCCGTCGCGCCGCTATCTGGAAGCGAAAGTCCGTACGCTGCTCGCTCATTTGCGTTCGACGGTGACCCCCGCGCTCGAGGCGGTGGCCGAGCGTATCGACGCGATGGCGGGCAGGGTCGAGCAGGAAGCGAAGCACGCTTGA
- a CDS encoding IS630 family transposase encodes MKCMEKMNLTALEREQLLSATRSQTVRAANARRARLILMLDDGQSREAIMQRLRCDSRFISRWSSRFLAERLAGLYARHPGRAPVHPPEKLEARVLKLTLTRRPLDGSTHWSSYKLAAALGDVGASTVQRIWRKHGVRPHRLDTHMVSNDPDFETKAADVIGLYLNPPAHAAVFCVDEKTAIQALDRKDRMLPLSPGRAESHGFEYKRNGTLSLFAALNTATGEVIGKTAPRHTSEQFVAFLTGVIASQRPRQEIHVICDNVSSHKTARVQEFLQQHCNVRLHYTPTYTSWLNQVENWFARIQRDVIARGVFTTVKDLDRKLMRYIREHNKNPKPIKWKYNDPSRRIRPVPFQ; translated from the coding sequence ATGAAATGCATGGAAAAGATGAATCTGACGGCGCTTGAGCGCGAGCAATTGCTCTCAGCAACTCGCAGCCAGACAGTGCGCGCAGCTAACGCGCGGCGTGCCCGGCTTATTTTGATGCTTGACGATGGCCAATCACGCGAGGCGATCATGCAGCGGCTGCGATGTGACTCGCGCTTCATTTCACGGTGGTCGAGTCGGTTCCTGGCCGAGCGGCTGGCCGGCCTGTATGCGCGCCATCCTGGACGTGCTCCCGTGCACCCACCTGAAAAGCTCGAGGCGCGCGTGTTGAAACTCACGCTCACACGCCGTCCTCTGGACGGATCGACGCATTGGAGCAGCTATAAGCTGGCTGCGGCACTGGGTGATGTGGGCGCCTCGACGGTACAGCGGATCTGGCGCAAGCATGGCGTGCGTCCTCATCGGCTCGATACGCATATGGTCTCGAACGATCCTGACTTCGAGACCAAGGCTGCAGACGTGATAGGCCTCTATCTGAACCCTCCCGCTCATGCGGCGGTGTTCTGTGTGGACGAGAAGACCGCCATTCAGGCGCTGGATCGTAAGGACCGGATGTTGCCGCTGTCACCGGGCCGCGCCGAGAGTCATGGCTTTGAATACAAGCGTAACGGCACTCTGAGCCTGTTCGCTGCGCTCAATACGGCGACCGGGGAAGTCATCGGCAAAACCGCGCCACGCCATACCAGCGAGCAGTTCGTCGCCTTCCTCACCGGCGTGATCGCCAGCCAGCGGCCCAGACAGGAAATTCATGTGATTTGCGACAATGTCAGTAGTCACAAGACCGCACGTGTGCAGGAGTTTCTGCAGCAACACTGCAACGTGCGGCTGCATTACACACCGACCTATACCTCCTGGCTAAATCAGGTGGAAAACTGGTTCGCGCGTATCCAGCGCGACGTAATCGCGCGAGGCGTCTTCACCACCGTTAAGGATCTGGATCGCAAACTGATGCGCTATATCCGTGAGCACAACAAGAATCCGAAGCCGATCAAATGGAAGTACAACGATCCATCGCGGCGAATTCGCCCGGTGCCATTTCAATGA
- a CDS encoding PAS domain-containing sensor histidine kinase produces the protein MMFRQGAGMTSPRDARVLFALAAVVGLIVFVIDALTPLDIAIAVLYVVVVLLVASTGSRQAAVATACTCVVLTLVAFMMSHDENYSGGSIARCVVSLLAIGTTSFLALRNQATTARLQEQIQLLNLTHDAIVAYDMSDRITFWNQGAEELYGWSASQAIGQPIHELTRTTSSIPVDELRDEVVRNGRWEGELQRVRSDGSTVIVSSRFALWRDDKGRPRAVLATNNDITVRKRMEGELQRQQEELRATIDAIPGMVWSSSRDGELSYTNRRWNELGITLTGNSGDVWTSIVHPDDWPAMHAAWRGAIATGKPFENVSRVRQSNGAYRWMHIGAEPLRDQDGRILRWYGVNTDIEERKQAEQALERSEAFLSDAQRLSRTGSIATRLPAGDMWWSDEVYRIFEYSPDYMPGMQLILARTHPDDLPLVREAYEAGLSGSPYVDVEHRLQMPDGRIKYVHYVAHLAVPQSANIEYVGALMDVTERQLAQDALDRSTAELAHVTRVTMLGELAASIAHEVTQPLAAIVTAGDAASRWLNRAKPDLGEVGQSIGQMVRDAKRASDVIRQIRSMAQKRDPGQAVLDLNGIVRESIELVRRELDAARIELETGFAEPPPLVCGDRVQLQQVVINLVMNGVQAMANVKEKTQEQTREQTRQQPRGRARRMRIATSRVEGDYGQVAVEDSGTGISEENVGRLFNAFFTTKTDGMGMGLSICRSIVEAHGGRIWAESQEGQGATMQFVLPIDKGTCDEQR, from the coding sequence CGCGCCAGGCCGCGGTCGCCACGGCCTGCACGTGCGTCGTGCTGACGCTCGTCGCATTCATGATGTCGCACGACGAAAACTACTCGGGCGGTTCGATCGCGCGCTGCGTGGTGAGCCTGCTCGCCATCGGCACGACGTCCTTTCTCGCGCTGCGCAATCAGGCGACCACGGCGCGGCTGCAGGAGCAGATCCAACTGCTCAACCTGACGCACGACGCGATCGTCGCCTACGACATGAGTGACCGCATCACGTTCTGGAATCAGGGCGCCGAGGAACTGTACGGCTGGAGCGCGAGCCAGGCGATCGGCCAGCCTATTCACGAACTGACGCGCACGACGTCGTCGATTCCCGTCGACGAACTGCGCGACGAAGTGGTCCGCAACGGACGCTGGGAGGGCGAGCTGCAGCGCGTGCGCAGCGACGGCAGCACCGTCATCGTGTCGAGCCGCTTCGCGCTGTGGCGCGACGACAAGGGCAGGCCGCGCGCGGTGCTCGCCACCAACAACGACATCACCGTGCGCAAGCGCATGGAAGGCGAGTTGCAGCGCCAGCAGGAAGAGCTGCGCGCGACCATCGACGCGATTCCTGGCATGGTCTGGAGTTCGTCGCGCGACGGCGAACTGAGCTACACCAACCGGCGCTGGAACGAACTCGGCATCACGTTGACGGGCAATAGCGGCGACGTGTGGACGTCGATCGTGCATCCCGACGACTGGCCCGCGATGCACGCGGCCTGGCGCGGCGCGATCGCGACGGGCAAGCCGTTCGAGAACGTGTCGCGCGTTCGCCAGAGCAACGGCGCGTACCGCTGGATGCATATCGGCGCCGAACCGTTGCGCGATCAGGACGGCCGCATCCTGCGCTGGTACGGCGTCAATACCGACATCGAAGAGCGCAAGCAGGCCGAGCAGGCGCTGGAGCGCAGCGAGGCGTTCCTGTCCGATGCGCAGCGTCTGAGCCGCACGGGCAGTATCGCGACGCGTCTGCCGGCGGGCGACATGTGGTGGTCCGACGAGGTCTACCGGATCTTCGAGTACTCGCCGGACTACATGCCCGGCATGCAGCTGATTCTCGCGCGCACCCATCCCGACGATCTCCCCCTCGTGCGCGAGGCCTACGAAGCGGGGCTGTCGGGTTCGCCGTACGTCGACGTCGAGCACCGGCTGCAGATGCCCGACGGCCGCATCAAGTACGTGCACTACGTCGCACATCTGGCCGTGCCGCAGTCCGCGAATATCGAGTATGTGGGCGCGTTGATGGACGTGACGGAGCGGCAGCTCGCGCAGGATGCGCTCGACCGCTCGACGGCGGAACTCGCGCACGTGACGCGCGTCACGATGCTCGGCGAACTGGCGGCGTCGATCGCGCACGAAGTCACGCAGCCGCTCGCCGCCATCGTCACGGCGGGCGATGCCGCGTCGCGCTGGCTGAACCGCGCGAAGCCCGATCTCGGCGAAGTCGGCCAGTCCATCGGCCAGATGGTGCGCGACGCGAAGCGCGCGAGCGACGTGATCCGGCAGATCCGCTCGATGGCGCAGAAGCGCGATCCGGGCCAGGCCGTGCTCGACCTGAACGGTATCGTGAGAGAATCGATCGAGCTCGTGCGGCGCGAACTCGACGCTGCGCGGATCGAGCTGGAAACGGGTTTCGCCGAGCCGCCTCCCCTCGTATGCGGCGATCGCGTGCAGTTGCAGCAGGTCGTCATCAATCTCGTGATGAACGGCGTGCAGGCCATGGCGAACGTAAAGGAAAAAACGCAGGAACAAACGCGGGAACAAACGCGGCAACAACCACGGGGCCGCGCGCGGCGCATGCGGATCGCTACGAGCCGCGTGGAAGGCGATTACGGGCAGGTCGCCGTCGAAGATTCGGGAACGGGTATCAGCGAGGAGAACGTCGGGCGGCTCTTCAACGCGTTCTTCACGACCAAGACGGATGGCATGGGCATGGGCCTGTCCATCTGCCGGTCCATCGTCGAGGCGCACGGCGGGCGTATCTGGGCCGAGTCTCAGGAAGGGCAGGGCGCGACGATGCAGTTCGTTTTGCCGATCGATAAAGGAACGTGCGATGAGCAGCGATGA
- a CDS encoding helix-turn-helix domain-containing protein yields the protein MNNTVLDLPAPLADVVSRRPASPIVAEQHWRRVNASATDTQARRDNVVVARWTHAGSAPLEVANEGIVADHCIGLNLKCAALTFDHAGRRLVHGRLTAGAVQVTAPGVPTKAVFASSADVLHLFVSQQVLGECYQDLFQHTRDGDIVLDDPELIRDPVLERLGQALAVSQSNDAALGKMFTDSVSLAIVSRVVARHFAGATRRAREAAPLPQWRMNRVIEFVDAHLAEPIGLAEIASSAGLTRMHFAAQFRRATGLRPHEYLLRRRVEHAQHLLVTSKHNVMDVALSCGFRSQAHFTTVFKKFVGETPHRWKEKTGDAR from the coding sequence ATGAATAACACTGTGCTCGATCTACCCGCTCCCCTCGCCGATGTCGTGTCGCGACGCCCGGCTTCGCCCATCGTCGCCGAGCAGCATTGGCGGCGCGTCAACGCCTCGGCGACCGATACGCAGGCACGTCGCGACAACGTCGTCGTCGCGCGCTGGACGCACGCGGGCAGCGCGCCGCTCGAAGTGGCGAACGAAGGAATCGTCGCCGATCATTGCATCGGGCTGAACCTGAAGTGCGCGGCGCTCACGTTCGACCACGCCGGCCGCCGTCTCGTGCATGGCCGCCTGACGGCGGGTGCGGTTCAGGTGACGGCGCCCGGCGTGCCGACCAAAGCCGTGTTCGCGTCGTCCGCCGATGTGCTGCATCTGTTCGTCTCGCAGCAGGTGCTCGGCGAGTGCTACCAGGATCTGTTCCAGCACACGCGCGACGGCGACATCGTGCTCGACGATCCCGAGCTGATCCGCGATCCGGTGCTCGAGCGTCTCGGGCAGGCGCTTGCCGTATCGCAAAGCAACGACGCCGCGCTCGGCAAGATGTTCACCGACAGCGTGAGTCTCGCGATCGTGTCGCGCGTGGTCGCCCGTCATTTCGCGGGCGCAACGCGGCGCGCACGCGAAGCCGCGCCGCTGCCGCAATGGCGCATGAATCGCGTGATCGAATTCGTCGACGCGCATCTCGCCGAGCCCATCGGTCTCGCCGAGATCGCGTCGAGCGCGGGCCTCACGCGCATGCATTTCGCCGCGCAGTTCCGTCGCGCGACAGGTCTGCGTCCGCATGAATATCTGCTGCGCCGGCGTGTCGAGCACGCACAGCATCTGCTCGTGACGTCGAAGCACAACGTGATGGATGTCGCGCTCAGCTGCGGATTCCGCTCGCAGGCGCACTTCACGACTGTCTTCAAGAAGTTCGTCGGCGAAACGCCGCACCGCTGGAAAGAGAAGACGGGCGACGCGCGCTGA
- a CDS encoding alpha/beta fold hydrolase has product MTNTIDLTHHTVTANGIRQHYVEAGEGAPVVLLHGFPETHHAWRHQIPVLAERYRVIAPDLRGYGDTDKPASGYDKRTMANDLRALLRELSIERVALVGHDRGARVATRFAKDHPGSVDRLVVMDNVPTRIVAQSIDAQIARAYWFFLFHQVPDLPEMLIAGKERAWLRHFFSDWCYDPNAISGEAFETYVRAYEAPGAVRGAMADYRANAVDVAQDKEDADQLIEAPTLALWGEAFYAVGKMFDMANVWKGMARDVVTHAIPRAGHLPHEEQPEIVNRILVDFLEGWKA; this is encoded by the coding sequence ATGACGAACACGATCGACCTCACGCACCACACGGTCACTGCGAACGGCATTCGCCAGCATTATGTCGAAGCAGGCGAGGGCGCGCCTGTCGTGCTGCTGCACGGCTTTCCGGAAACGCATCATGCGTGGCGGCACCAGATTCCCGTGCTCGCGGAGCGCTATCGCGTGATCGCGCCGGATCTGCGCGGCTATGGCGACACGGATAAACCCGCGAGCGGCTACGACAAGCGGACGATGGCGAACGATCTGCGCGCGCTGTTGCGCGAACTGTCGATCGAACGCGTGGCGCTCGTCGGCCACGATCGCGGCGCGCGCGTCGCGACGCGTTTCGCGAAGGATCATCCCGGGAGCGTGGATCGACTCGTCGTGATGGACAACGTGCCGACGCGCATCGTCGCGCAATCGATCGATGCGCAGATCGCTCGCGCCTACTGGTTCTTCCTGTTCCATCAGGTGCCCGATTTGCCGGAGATGCTGATCGCGGGCAAGGAACGCGCATGGCTCAGGCACTTCTTCTCGGACTGGTGCTACGACCCGAACGCAATCTCGGGCGAAGCGTTCGAAACCTATGTGCGCGCCTACGAGGCGCCCGGCGCGGTGCGCGGCGCGATGGCGGACTATCGCGCGAACGCCGTCGATGTCGCGCAGGACAAGGAAGATGCCGACCAGTTGATCGAGGCGCCGACGCTCGCGCTGTGGGGCGAGGCGTTCTACGCGGTGGGCAAGATGTTCGACATGGCGAACGTGTGGAAGGGCATGGCGCGCGATGTCGTGACGCACGCGATTCCGCGCGCGGGCCACCTGCCGCATGAAGAGCAGCCGGAGATTGTCAATCGGATTCTGGTGGACTTTCTCGAGGGGTGGAAAGCCTGA
- a CDS encoding DUF3331 domain-containing protein: MLANANMMDPWTQTIGLLGTPSRLMAAVEGAASSRRKAQCADGRFGAAVTLIDRPTPSTATIAWRDATRGCFGDQVWRMARARLSGFCAMSGQAIHPGDAVYKPNPRPAPVNADAMILASVLRDAATSEG, encoded by the coding sequence ATGCTGGCAAACGCAAACATGATGGATCCGTGGACGCAGACCATCGGTCTGCTGGGCACGCCTTCCCGCCTGATGGCTGCCGTGGAAGGCGCTGCGTCGTCGCGCCGGAAGGCGCAGTGCGCCGACGGACGCTTCGGCGCCGCGGTGACGCTGATCGACCGGCCGACGCCGTCGACGGCCACGATCGCGTGGCGCGACGCGACGCGCGGCTGCTTCGGCGATCAGGTCTGGCGCATGGCGCGCGCCCGCCTCTCGGGGTTCTGCGCGATGAGCGGCCAGGCGATTCATCCCGGCGACGCCGTGTACAAGCCGAATCCGCGCCCGGCGCCCGTCAATGCGGACGCGATGATCCTCGCGTCCGTGCTGCGCGACGCAGCGACCTCCGAAGGATGA
- a CDS encoding cytochrome d ubiquinol oxidase subunit II produces the protein MDSSTHSLLAYVWFGLLGLMLVFYVVTDGFDLGVGILSLLRTRREDRDVMIESIGHVWDANETWLVVLGGALFGAFPLAYAQLMQDLYLPIMALIAGLIMRGAAIEFRHGVEHGPLWDKVFGIGSLVAALAQGVVLGKVITGLVPGEMNEGFIAVAAIGVVAGYALLGATYLVKKTVGMIEQWSRRLGVLSAMLTVAAALPLTIATWFFSDVGIDRWSQPAVMHVLIALGIAAALAFAFIMASLYLGSARGPFRGAVTLFIVSFAGLAVSLFPDFVPGKLGIVQAASDAHTLAFMLAGIGLIFPVMIGYNLYQYYIFRGKVFGEAHAGE, from the coding sequence ATGGATAGCTCAACTCATTCGCTGCTGGCCTACGTCTGGTTCGGCCTGCTCGGCCTGATGCTGGTTTTCTACGTCGTGACGGACGGCTTCGATCTCGGCGTCGGCATTCTCAGCCTGCTGCGCACGCGGCGTGAAGACCGCGATGTGATGATCGAATCGATCGGTCACGTATGGGACGCCAACGAAACGTGGCTCGTCGTGCTCGGCGGCGCTCTGTTCGGCGCGTTCCCGCTCGCCTATGCGCAACTGATGCAGGATCTGTATCTGCCCATCATGGCGCTGATCGCGGGGCTCATCATGCGCGGCGCAGCCATCGAGTTCCGTCATGGCGTCGAGCACGGTCCGCTGTGGGACAAGGTGTTCGGCATCGGCAGCCTGGTGGCGGCGCTCGCGCAGGGCGTCGTGCTCGGCAAGGTCATCACGGGGCTCGTGCCGGGCGAGATGAACGAGGGCTTCATCGCCGTGGCGGCCATCGGCGTGGTCGCGGGCTATGCGCTGCTCGGCGCGACATATCTGGTGAAGAAGACCGTGGGCATGATCGAGCAGTGGTCGCGGCGCCTCGGCGTGCTGAGCGCGATGCTGACGGTGGCGGCCGCGCTGCCGCTGACCATCGCGACATGGTTCTTCAGCGATGTCGGTATCGACCGCTGGTCGCAGCCGGCCGTCATGCATGTGCTAATCGCGCTCGGCATCGCGGCAGCGCTCGCCTTCGCGTTCATCATGGCGTCGCTGTATCTGGGCTCCGCGCGCGGGCCGTTTCGCGGCGCCGTGACGCTGTTCATCGTGTCGTTCGCGGGTCTCGCCGTCAGCCTGTTTCCAGACTTCGTGCCGGGCAAGCTGGGCATCGTGCAGGCGGCTTCCGACGCACACACGCTCGCGTTCATGCTGGCGGGCATCGGGCTGATTTTTCCGGTGATGATCGGATACAACCTGTACCAGTACTACATCTTCCGCGGCAAGGTGTTCGGCGAAGCGCATGCGGGCGAGTGA